One segment of Primulina tabacum isolate GXHZ01 chromosome 6, ASM2559414v2, whole genome shotgun sequence DNA contains the following:
- the LOC142548666 gene encoding receptor-like serine/threonine-protein kinase At4g25390, which yields MPSRQPSPPPQQHLTSNIAPPLAGGMTVTVSFLLFLALCFRRISKKRTVPSASDTDSKKPPYQLSYSLLRRGTSGFSPSHRLGQGGFGSVYQAVLKENRHVSKNSSVPFPFNRVAVKLMDSGSLQGEREFQNELLFSSKIDCKYVVSVMGFSSNPKKRRMLLVYELMENGSLQDCLFHKKSEVLKNWDKRFLIALHIAKGLEYLHHYCDPPIIHGDIKPSNILLDESFNAKIGDLGLARFKVEENNILEAETKKEGSLGNGLEDNGSMVEETESVITASGFEESDNIHDLGAVEKSPESVIVRVETSPEAVVGIELSPEAEAAPVVSPGTVAAMSSPCDGLEKISLWDGNVDRFSVESGGEQSGWKKKKKSITGKDWWWKQDTGGDDEPSKVKDYVMEWIGNEIRKERPKSEWMGASSSSGVSGKMEKKKKKRRQLDWWVAMDVEKNVKKEKRRPAREWWKEEYCEELERKKKKKKKQLHGSISDDCYSDNWWPRDDELYVDRKKKRSRSRSSKSSMDWWLDGLSGELWRAQKNNHDSVSGEMPKSSGISSTPSMRGTVCYVAPEYGGGGDVSEKCDVYSFGVLLLVLIAGRRPLQVTGSSMSEFQRANLLSWARRLARAGKLIDLVDPNVQLLNEVQALLCITVALLCLQKSPSRRPSMRDVVGMLSGDLESPKLPVEFSPSPPSHYPYKSHKKVR from the coding sequence ATGCCGTCTCGTCAGCCTTCTCCGCCGCCGCAGCAGCACCTGACGAGCAATATCGCGCCGCCTCTCGCCGGTGGGATGACAGTGACGgtctcttttcttctttttcttgctCTCTGCTTCAGAAGAATTAGCAAGAAACGCACCGTCCCTTCAGCTTCAGACACCGACTCTAAGAAACCCCCGTATCAGCTCTCTTACTCGCTCCTACGCCGCGGAACCTCTGGTTTTTCACCCTCCCACCGCCTCGGCCAGGGTGGATTCGGCTCAGTGTATCAAGCCGTCCTGAAGGAAAACCGCCACGTCTCCAAAAACTCTAGCGTTCCCTTTCCCTTCAATCGTGTCGCCGTCAAGCTTATGGACTCGGGTTCTCTCCAAGGTGAGCGTGAATTTCAGAATGAGTTGCTTTTTTCTTCCAAGATCGACTGTAAGTATGTTGTTTCCGTGATGGGTTTTTCGTCAAATCCTAAGAAACGCCGCATGCTTTTAGTATATGAACTTATGGAAAACGGGAGCTTGCAAGATTGCCTTTTTCATAAGAAAAGTGAGGTCTTGAAGAATTGGGATAAGAGATTTTTGATTGCTTTACATATTGCTAAAGGGCTCGAGTATTTACATCACTATTGCGATCCACCGATTATTCACGGTGATATTAAGCCGAGTAATATATTGTTGGACGAGAGCTTCAACGCGAAGATTGGTGATTTGGGGTTGGCTAGGTTCAAGGTTGAGGAGAACAATATCTTGGAAGCTGAGACAAAGAAGGAAGGTAGTTTAGGGAATGGACTGGAGGATAACGGGTCCATGGTGGAGGAGACGGAGAGCGTGATTACGGCTAGTGGGTTCGAAGAAAGCGACAACATTCATGATCTTGGTGCCGTGGAAAAGTCACCTGAGAGTGTGATTGTGAGGGTTGAGACTTCACCAGAGGCGGTGGTGGGGATCGAGTTGTCACCTGAGGCAGAAGCAGCTCCTGTGGTATCGCCTGGGACGGTAGCTGCAATGTCTTCGCCATGTGATGGCTTGGAGAAAATAAGTCTATGGGATGGGAATGTTGATCGGTTTAGTGTTGAGAGTGGGGGTGAACAAAGTGGttggaagaagaagaaaaagagtATAACAGGGAAAGATTGGTGGTGGAAGCAAGATACAGGAGGGGATGATGAGCCCAGCAAGGTGAAAGATTATGTTATGGAATGGATTGGAAATGAGATCAGGAAGGAGAGGCCGAAAAGTGAGTGGATGGGTGCTTCCTCCAGCTCTGGGGTATCTGGTAAAAtggagaaaaagaagaagaaaagaagacaGTTGGATTGGTGGGTGGCAATGGATGTTGAGAAGAACGTGAAGAAAGAGAAGAGAAGACCAGCAAGGGAGTGGTGGAAAGAGGAGTACTGCGAGGAGCTCGAgaggaagaaaaagaagaagaagaaacaatTGCACGGGTCAATAAGTGATGATTGTTATAGTGATAACTGGTGGCCAAGGGACGATGAATTATATGTTGACAGGAAGAAGAAAAGGAGCCGGAGCAGGAGTAGTAAGAGTAGCATGGACTGGTGGTTGGATGGGCTTAGTGGCGAGCTTTGGAGAGCACAGAAAAACAATCATGATTCAGTCAGTGGGGAGATGCCAAAGAGCAGTGGGATTAGTAGCACACCGAGTATGAGAGGAACAGTATGCTACGTAGCACCTGAATATGGTGGTGGAGGTGATGTTTCCGAGAAATGTGATGTTTATAGTTTTGGAGTTCTTTTACTGGTTCTTATAGCGGGGCGTAGGCCACTTCAAGTGACGGGGTCATCTATGTCGGAATTCCAACGGGCCAACCTTCTATCGTGGGCTCGTCGTCTTGCTCGTGCTGGAAAGCTTATTGATTTAGTTGATCCAAACGTTCAATTGCTGAATGAAGTTCAAGCATTGTTATGCATCACGGTGGCATTGCTCTGCCTTCAGAAATCCCCGTCTCGTCGGCCTTCAATGAGAGATGTGGTGGGAATGCTGTCTGGAGATTTAGAATCTCCCAAGCTGCCAGTTGAATTCTCACCATCACCTCCATCTCACTATCCATACAAGTCTCACAAGAAGGTCCGGTGA